From Anaerohalosphaera lusitana, one genomic window encodes:
- a CDS encoding GTP-binding protein, with product MNVVVIGHVDHGKSTVIGRLLADTGSLPEGKLEQVRENCRINSKPFEYAFLLDALKDEQSQGITIDSARCFFSSRKRDYIIIDAPGHVEFVKNMVTGAARAQAGLLVIDAKEGVQENSRRHGYLLSMLGINSIAVCVNKMDLVDYDQAVYESIVTEYREFLEKINLHPRVFVPASARDGEGITSFSENMSWYKGPDVLEVFDSFEQPAKKIDKPLRFPVQDIYRFTKEGDDRRIVAGRIETGEVKTGEDVMFLPSGKKSRIASVEAFNVSDKPTRAYTGQSTGFTLENQIYIRPGEVMVKESDPPCRTGTRFKANIFWLGRHPMIKDKRYKIKLAGARESVWLREVNTVLDASSLSASDKREQIERLDVAECVLETIKPLAFDIATEIAETGRFVIIDNYEISGGGIVLENEPEGKDRLTEHVEHRDNAWQRSDIAKDRRTARYNQRSALVLITGPADAGKSKLAKQLEASLFDSGRMVYYLGIANTMLGIDSDLNAGSKDEHIRRLGEISHLFNDAGLILIATASDIDDYEVNAIKKLNSPNDCVVVTIGEHRLNTEKSDLHVPDASKHNEVINTIREYLTEHKYLIEYYL from the coding sequence ATGAACGTAGTAGTTATCGGCCACGTGGATCACGGCAAGAGTACGGTTATCGGCAGGTTGCTGGCGGACACAGGATCGCTGCCGGAAGGCAAGCTGGAACAGGTGCGTGAAAACTGCCGCATAAATTCAAAGCCTTTCGAATATGCGTTCCTGCTGGACGCACTGAAAGACGAACAGTCGCAGGGCATCACAATCGATTCCGCCCGCTGCTTCTTCAGCTCCCGGAAACGTGACTACATCATCATCGACGCGCCGGGCCACGTAGAGTTCGTCAAGAACATGGTCACCGGTGCAGCTCGCGCCCAGGCCGGTCTGCTGGTGATAGACGCCAAAGAAGGCGTGCAGGAAAACAGCCGCAGGCACGGCTATCTGCTGTCGATGCTGGGCATCAATTCGATCGCAGTGTGTGTTAATAAAATGGACCTGGTCGACTACGATCAGGCCGTGTACGAATCCATCGTCACCGAATATCGCGAGTTCCTCGAAAAGATCAATCTGCATCCTCGCGTATTCGTGCCTGCCAGTGCACGCGACGGCGAGGGCATAACCAGTTTTTCAGAAAACATGTCCTGGTACAAGGGCCCGGACGTGCTTGAAGTATTCGACAGTTTCGAACAGCCCGCTAAAAAAATAGATAAACCGCTGCGTTTCCCCGTGCAGGACATTTATCGGTTCACGAAAGAGGGTGACGACCGGCGTATCGTAGCCGGCCGAATCGAGACCGGCGAAGTAAAGACCGGCGAAGACGTCATGTTCCTGCCCAGCGGCAAAAAAAGCAGGATCGCATCCGTAGAAGCCTTCAATGTATCCGATAAGCCAACGCGGGCTTACACCGGCCAGTCCACAGGCTTTACACTCGAAAATCAGATATACATTCGTCCGGGTGAGGTTATGGTGAAAGAATCCGACCCGCCCTGCCGGACCGGAACTCGCTTTAAGGCGAACATCTTCTGGCTTGGCAGACACCCCATGATCAAGGACAAGCGTTATAAGATCAAGCTCGCCGGGGCACGCGAGTCTGTCTGGCTGAGAGAGGTGAACACCGTGCTGGACGCTTCAAGTCTTTCCGCTAGCGATAAGCGTGAGCAGATCGAACGGCTGGATGTCGCTGAATGCGTGCTGGAGACGATCAAGCCGCTGGCATTCGACATAGCGACCGAGATCGCCGAGACCGGCCGGTTCGTGATCATCGACAATTACGAGATATCCGGCGGCGGGATCGTTCTTGAAAACGAACCCGAGGGCAAGGACAGGCTTACCGAACATGTCGAACATCGCGACAACGCTTGGCAGCGATCAGATATCGCAAAGGACAGACGAACCGCCAGGTACAACCAGAGGTCCGCGCTGGTACTGATCACCGGACCCGCAGACGCAGGCAAGAGTAAGCTGGCAAAGCAGCTTGAAGCAAGTCTGTTCGACTCGGGCAGAATGGTATACTACCTCGGCATCGCAAACACAATGCTTGGTATCGATTCGGACCTGAACGCCGGCAGCAAAGACGAACATATCCGAAGACTTGGCGAAATATCGCATCTTTTCAATGACGCAGGACTAATACTTATTGCAACAGCGAGCGATATCGATGATTATGAGGTCAATGCGATCAAAAAACTGAATTCACCGAATGACTGCGTGGTGGTCACCATAGGCGAACACCGGCTCAATACTGAAAAGTCCGACCTGCATGTTCCCGATGCGAGCAAACACAACGAAGTGATCAACACTATTCGTGAATACCTGACAGAACACAAATACCTGATCGAATACTATCTTTGA
- the cysD gene encoding sulfate adenylyltransferase subunit CysD: MDHLERLEAQSVFILREAYREFKDLAMLWSIGKDSTVLLWLARKAFFGHVPIPLVHIDTSFKIPAMIEYRDELAMRWNLNMVVGQNTEAVKKRQTFPDGGVSRMDCCRKLKSMALKNTLEGSWPRWVLDHETGKYVQEKDSKPYTGVIAGVRSDEEGSRSKERYFSPRDKENDWDVGDQPPELWNQFKTDFAPGTHVRVHPLLDWTELNIWQYIERENIPIIDLYFDQGDGTRYRSLGCGPCTKPVESTASNVHEIVEELTSGKFANIAERSGREQDKEDGNSLESLRRDGYM; this comes from the coding sequence ATGGATCATCTGGAAAGACTCGAAGCTCAGAGCGTATTTATATTGCGTGAAGCATATAGAGAATTCAAGGACCTGGCAATGCTGTGGTCGATCGGCAAGGACAGCACCGTGCTTCTGTGGCTTGCCCGCAAAGCGTTCTTCGGCCACGTACCGATCCCGCTGGTGCACATCGATACCAGTTTCAAGATACCGGCAATGATCGAGTACCGTGACGAACTGGCGATGCGGTGGAACCTGAACATGGTCGTCGGTCAGAACACAGAAGCTGTCAAGAAACGACAGACATTCCCGGACGGCGGAGTTAGCCGGATGGACTGCTGCCGCAAACTCAAGAGCATGGCACTGAAGAACACCCTCGAAGGCAGTTGGCCGCGGTGGGTGCTCGATCACGAAACCGGCAAGTACGTGCAGGAAAAAGATTCAAAACCCTATACCGGTGTGATCGCCGGTGTGCGTTCAGACGAGGAAGGCTCGCGGAGCAAGGAGCGATACTTCAGTCCGCGTGACAAAGAGAACGACTGGGATGTCGGCGATCAGCCGCCCGAGCTATGGAATCAGTTCAAGACCGATTTCGCACCAGGTACGCATGTCCGGGTGCACCCTCTGCTGGACTGGACCGAGCTGAACATCTGGCAGTACATCGAACGCGAGAACATCCCGATCATTGATCTGTACTTCGATCAGGGAGACGGCACACGATACAGGTCGCTCGGTTGCGGCCCCTGCACAAAGCCCGTCGAATCGACCGCGAGCAATGTGCACGAAATTGTCGAGGAGCTCACCAGCGGCAAGTTCGCCAATATCGCTGAGCGGTCCGGGCGAGAACAGGACAAGGAAGACGGCAACAGCCTCGAGTCACTTAGACGTGACGGGTATATGTAG
- a CDS encoding phosphoadenylyl-sulfate reductase — translation MTNELIEKLQNIHDADELLAVAGKMFDGRIALASSFSAEDQIITEKIAKAGLAIEIFTLDTGRLPEETYKVIDATRRRYGIDIEVLAPDGDKLSEFVSKNGPNSFYDSVEKRKACCAIRKVEPLKRKLARLDAWICGLRAEQSPTRTDLQTVEWDAGNGLVKISPLAGWSTEMVWDYVRQNDVPYNKLHDMGYESIGCAPCTRAIKPGEDIRAGRWWWENPEHKECGLHLGPKKTETEKV, via the coding sequence ATGACAAATGAACTGATCGAAAAGCTGCAGAATATACACGACGCGGATGAACTGCTTGCAGTTGCGGGCAAAATGTTTGACGGCAGGATCGCACTCGCTTCCAGTTTCAGCGCGGAGGATCAGATCATAACAGAAAAGATTGCCAAAGCCGGTCTCGCGATCGAAATATTTACTTTGGACACGGGACGGCTTCCCGAAGAAACATACAAAGTCATCGATGCAACCCGAAGAAGGTACGGCATCGATATCGAGGTGCTCGCTCCCGACGGAGACAAGCTCAGCGAATTCGTCAGCAAGAACGGACCGAACAGTTTTTACGACAGCGTCGAAAAACGCAAGGCCTGCTGTGCGATACGCAAGGTCGAACCACTGAAGCGAAAACTCGCCCGGTTGGACGCCTGGATTTGCGGCCTGCGTGCCGAACAATCACCTACGCGTACAGATCTGCAGACCGTCGAATGGGACGCGGGCAACGGCCTTGTCAAGATCAGCCCACTGGCGGGTTGGTCGACCGAAATGGTCTGGGACTACGTCCGGCAGAATGATGTACCGTACAATAAGCTGCACGATATGGGATATGAAAGCATCGGCTGTGCACCGTGTACTCGCGCGATAAAACCCGGAGAGGACATTCGTGCGGGCAGATGGTGGTGGGAAAATCCTGAACATAAAGAATGCGGACTGCACCTGGGCCCGAAGAAAACCGAGACCGAAAAGGTGTAG
- a CDS encoding DUF2061 domain-containing protein, whose translation MESHWRSIFKSLSWRVLATMITFSVALFLIGEVDKAASIGVADTVIKFAIYYYHERLWTKIDFGRFSRAGSEHV comes from the coding sequence ATGGAAAGTCATTGGAGAAGCATATTCAAATCGTTGAGCTGGAGAGTATTGGCCACGATGATAACGTTTTCAGTTGCATTATTTCTGATCGGTGAAGTCGACAAAGCTGCAAGTATCGGTGTGGCTGACACGGTAATCAAATTCGCGATCTACTATTATCACGAACGACTGTGGACCAAAATCGACTTTGGCAGATTTAGCAGAGCTGGTTCCGAACATGTATGA
- a CDS encoding RrF2 family transcriptional regulator has product MAFELENFGRLPKKSEYALRSLYELAARAKAGPVKVRSIAESQKLPVRFLEVILAQLRQGGFVESRRGSGGGYLLARNANDISVGEVLQFMQGGAAVEVGPDKDVPGQAAFSDLWREAHDAVANVFEGTSLGDLVRNEEKRRSEYVGNYVI; this is encoded by the coding sequence ATGGCATTTGAGCTTGAAAATTTTGGCAGACTTCCCAAAAAGTCTGAGTATGCACTAAGGTCACTCTATGAGTTGGCTGCCCGAGCCAAGGCCGGACCTGTGAAGGTCAGGTCCATAGCGGAGTCTCAGAAACTGCCGGTGCGGTTTCTGGAGGTAATTCTTGCTCAGTTGCGTCAGGGCGGCTTTGTCGAGTCTCGCAGAGGCAGCGGCGGAGGTTATTTGCTGGCCCGCAATGCGAACGACATCTCCGTCGGTGAGGTCCTGCAGTTCATGCAGGGCGGAGCGGCTGTTGAGGTTGGCCCTGATAAAGATGTCCCCGGTCAGGCGGCGTTTTCGGACCTCTGGCGAGAGGCGCACGATGCGGTCGCGAACGTCTTCGAAGGCACCAGCCTTGGCGATCTTGTGCGAAATGAAGAAAAAAGGCGAAGCGAATACGTCGGAAATTATGTGATATAG
- a CDS encoding sigma-70 family RNA polymerase sigma factor, translating to MKNRDSFQKTALIHLTQVYRAAFALSGSHDLAEDLTQTTFAKAYQRYRTFKKGSNCKAWLMTILRNTWIDELRRKKLETCSLDAGEYELPHPVEKEETSWTDSDDLLENFGDEQIISALGQLPDDQRLTIYLTDVEEMSHEEVAQILDVAVGTVKSRTSRARSALRNLLQDYSRTEKSNFAEAENEPPEQRAI from the coding sequence ATGAAAAACAGGGACAGCTTCCAGAAAACTGCATTGATTCACCTGACCCAGGTATACCGGGCCGCTTTTGCGCTGTCGGGTTCGCATGACCTTGCAGAGGATTTGACCCAGACAACTTTTGCAAAGGCTTATCAGAGGTACAGGACGTTCAAGAAGGGTTCTAATTGCAAGGCCTGGTTAATGACTATTCTTCGAAATACCTGGATTGACGAATTAAGGCGCAAGAAGCTGGAGACGTGCTCTTTGGATGCAGGGGAGTATGAATTGCCGCATCCTGTCGAGAAAGAAGAAACATCGTGGACGGATTCCGATGATCTGCTGGAAAATTTCGGCGACGAACAGATAATTTCAGCCCTGGGGCAGCTTCCGGATGACCAGAGGCTCACGATCTACCTCACCGATGTAGAGGAGATGAGTCATGAAGAAGTCGCACAAATTCTGGATGTTGCGGTCGGAACGGTTAAGAGCCGGACCAGCCGGGCAAGATCGGCACTCAGGAATCTGCTGCAGGATTATTCACGAACAGAGAAAAGTAACTTTGCGGAGGCTGAGAATGAGCCACCTGAACAAAGAGCAATTTGA
- a CDS encoding anti-sigma factor family protein translates to MSHLNKEQFEDIIAGKTKPDSHLENCPRCRSRLSDHVRIKDGLKAAFDNVEPPAELSRRLRMSFPDTVKHKFATAKTAGSALAVAASLLLVVILFANSMAPSTVQASPEDLSRIHDMNITGHDKFYSQSDPAKLSAYFRTELGFNPHLPRPDMGLELRGCCVSHFGESVKGSYVVDTPQGYISVVVVNDTPRDMVMHKIPSSGGQTVWCSKFAGNRMAAVQLGEYTYCAVGQADYEVLGELLDNLTSD, encoded by the coding sequence ATGAGCCACCTGAACAAAGAGCAATTTGAAGACATTATTGCGGGCAAAACAAAGCCCGACAGTCATCTGGAGAACTGCCCTCGCTGCCGCAGTCGTCTCAGTGACCATGTGCGAATCAAGGACGGCCTAAAAGCGGCGTTTGACAACGTCGAGCCCCCCGCAGAGCTCTCGCGCAGACTCAGAATGAGTTTTCCGGACACGGTCAAACACAAGTTTGCAACCGCTAAAACCGCCGGCAGTGCCCTGGCAGTCGCTGCGTCTCTGCTGCTTGTCGTTATACTTTTTGCCAATTCTATGGCGCCTTCCACCGTCCAGGCATCACCGGAGGATCTGTCCAGAATTCATGATATGAATATTACCGGACATGACAAATTTTACTCCCAGTCGGATCCGGCCAAACTTTCGGCCTATTTCCGTACCGAGCTGGGGTTCAATCCTCATCTGCCCAGGCCGGATATGGGTCTGGAATTGCGAGGCTGCTGTGTGTCCCATTTTGGCGAATCCGTCAAGGGAAGCTATGTAGTGGATACTCCGCAGGGCTATATAAGCGTTGTAGTTGTGAACGATACCCCCCGGGATATGGTTATGCACAAGATTCCGTCATCTGGCGGACAGACAGTTTGGTGCAGCAAATTTGCCGGCAACAGAATGGCTGCTGTGCAGCTCGGCGAGTACACTTATTGCGCTGTTGGGCAGGCGGACTACGAAGTTCTTGGAGAGCTTCTGGATAACCTGACCAGCGATTAA
- a CDS encoding potassium channel family protein produces MAIYSLKNIASNRYNHLLVILIVVMTLSPFIEQGRIMPPMKLLTLLLLAAVIVCIRAAVDNPILFWISVILAVAAGALQYLALMPESTRITNILYFGSRIVDCCFLALTIVVLMHHMFTTKRFTSDMIVGGICIYLLIGILWAIFYDLSLKSSPEAISYSGDISFFYFSFVTITTLGYGDIVPASRGVMVLAQCEAVAGQLFIAIFIARLVALHTAYEMKRKSSK; encoded by the coding sequence ATGGCAATCTACAGCCTTAAAAACATTGCTTCAAACCGATATAACCATCTGCTGGTCATACTTATTGTAGTTATGACATTGTCACCGTTCATTGAACAGGGGCGGATAATGCCCCCGATGAAATTGCTGACGCTCTTGCTGCTTGCGGCAGTTATCGTGTGCATAAGGGCTGCGGTGGATAATCCCATCTTGTTCTGGATATCGGTCATACTCGCGGTCGCCGCGGGAGCCCTGCAATACCTGGCTTTGATGCCTGAAAGCACACGCATCACAAACATACTCTACTTCGGCAGCAGAATAGTCGATTGCTGTTTCCTTGCATTGACGATAGTAGTACTCATGCACCACATGTTCACTACAAAAAGGTTCACTTCCGACATGATCGTTGGAGGCATATGCATCTACCTGCTCATAGGCATATTATGGGCCATATTCTACGATCTCTCACTGAAGAGCTCTCCTGAAGCCATTTCGTATTCCGGAGATATATCTTTTTTCTACTTTAGTTTTGTAACTATTACGACGCTTGGCTATGGAGACATCGTCCCCGCCAGCCGCGGCGTAATGGTACTCGCCCAGTGCGAAGCCGTCGCCGGCCAGCTCTTCATCGCCATATTCATCGCGCGGCTGGTTGCACTGCATACTGCCTACGAGATGAAACGCAAGTCATCGAAGTAG
- a CDS encoding efflux RND transporter permease subunit — protein MNVASFSIEKQAISITFTVLIIAGGLFSYSKLGRLEDPEFTIKNAKIYTSYPGATAMQVAEEVTDEIETAVQQMGQLELVTSLSTPGFSSVDVEIKDKYDRHTLPQVWDELRRKVNDAQRNLPPGTKPSIVYDDFGDVYGIFYAVYGDGFTYAELKDYVEMLRREILTVEGVGDVLLFGIRPEVVYVEISRARLAQLGISPQTIYASLSGQNLVSPSGKINVGSKYINIQPTGEFDSVEDIGELLVLQEDASETKLYLKDIAKIYRGYQEPPDVIMHFNGHQAIGLGISTVEGGNVVEMGEALDLRLRNLQVQTPIGMEIGKIAHQADSVNVSISGFVISLVEAVAIVIGVLMVAMGLRSGVLIGLILVLTVLGTFILMYMNGVMLERISLGALIIALGMLVDNAIVVVEGIIVNMQKGDRPVDAASKTVGQTMWPLFGATIVAILAFAAIGVSQDSTGEYCRSLFQVILYSLGLSWLLAITITPFLGVKFIKVKAGGEQADPYAGKLFRSYRSSLSFAVKRKWLTVIIMLALLFIAIYGSKFIDKSFFPDSTRPQFLVHYWRIQGTDIKETGKDLTALEKYVMDLDGVTDACSITGQGAPRFLLTYTPEEANDSYGLLLVEVDDYKKIDGLIEQVNEHARESFPGALTFCRRFVLGPGDPSKIQARFRGPDPGVLRDLAQQAVTLLRKDPKVTDIQIDWRQPVPLLRPVTAEVQARNAGITRREITNALEVASDGTTMGVYREGDDLLPIIARSPQSEREDIEDLRYAQIYSPVAKQYIPLNQVVLDFRTSWENTIVRRRNRVPTLTVKCDPREGPASPVFEKIRPKIEAIPLPIGYELQWGGEYEDSGDAQAALMGKLPLTAILMIVVVILLFNSFRKPLVIFLTVPLAVIGVTVGLLTTNQPFGFMALLGFLSLSGMLIKNSIVLVDEIGLQQQQQENHFNAILDAGVSRVRPVSMAALTTVLGMIPLLTDAFFVAMAVTIMFGLAFATVLTLIVVPVLYACFYKIRAH, from the coding sequence ATGAACGTCGCCAGTTTTTCCATCGAAAAGCAGGCCATAAGTATCACATTCACGGTACTTATAATCGCGGGCGGGTTGTTCAGCTACAGCAAGCTCGGCAGACTCGAGGACCCTGAGTTCACAATAAAAAACGCAAAGATATATACGAGTTATCCCGGTGCGACCGCTATGCAGGTTGCTGAGGAGGTCACGGATGAGATAGAAACAGCCGTTCAGCAGATGGGCCAGCTCGAACTGGTGACAAGTCTTTCGACGCCGGGCTTTTCGAGTGTTGACGTTGAAATAAAGGACAAGTATGACAGACACACCCTGCCGCAAGTCTGGGATGAACTCAGACGCAAGGTCAATGATGCTCAGAGGAACCTGCCGCCTGGCACGAAACCATCAATTGTATATGACGACTTCGGAGATGTTTACGGCATATTCTACGCCGTCTATGGCGACGGATTCACCTACGCTGAGCTCAAGGACTATGTTGAAATGCTCCGTCGGGAGATACTGACTGTAGAGGGGGTTGGCGATGTACTGCTTTTCGGCATAAGGCCGGAGGTGGTCTACGTCGAGATTTCACGGGCTCGACTGGCTCAGCTTGGCATATCACCGCAGACCATTTATGCATCGCTTTCCGGTCAGAACCTTGTATCGCCTTCCGGCAAAATCAATGTGGGCAGTAAGTATATAAACATTCAACCGACGGGCGAGTTCGATTCGGTTGAGGATATCGGCGAGTTGCTTGTTCTGCAGGAAGATGCTTCCGAAACCAAGCTATATCTCAAAGACATCGCAAAAATATACCGGGGCTACCAGGAACCGCCTGATGTAATCATGCATTTTAACGGACATCAGGCAATAGGTCTTGGCATTTCCACAGTCGAAGGCGGAAACGTCGTCGAAATGGGCGAGGCGCTGGATCTGCGTCTCAGAAATTTGCAGGTGCAAACACCGATCGGGATGGAGATCGGCAAAATAGCTCATCAGGCAGACTCGGTAAACGTGTCGATAAGCGGGTTCGTCATAAGTCTCGTCGAAGCGGTTGCGATAGTGATCGGCGTGCTCATGGTTGCAATGGGACTTCGCAGCGGCGTGCTCATTGGCCTGATACTGGTGCTGACCGTACTTGGTACATTCATTCTTATGTACATGAACGGCGTCATGCTCGAACGCATAAGCCTTGGAGCCTTGATCATTGCACTGGGCATGCTCGTCGACAATGCTATAGTGGTGGTCGAAGGCATTATAGTAAATATGCAAAAAGGCGACCGGCCTGTCGATGCGGCTTCGAAAACCGTAGGCCAGACAATGTGGCCTCTTTTCGGGGCGACCATCGTTGCAATCCTTGCATTTGCAGCTATAGGTGTCTCGCAGGATTCGACGGGCGAATACTGCAGATCTCTATTCCAGGTCATTCTTTATTCGCTGGGCCTGAGCTGGCTTCTTGCAATTACTATTACGCCCTTTCTTGGAGTCAAATTCATCAAGGTCAAAGCTGGCGGAGAACAAGCAGATCCGTACGCAGGCAAATTATTCCGATCCTACAGGAGTTCTCTGAGCTTCGCGGTAAAACGTAAATGGCTTACGGTGATTATAATGCTCGCCCTGCTTTTCATAGCAATATATGGCTCCAAATTCATAGATAAGAGCTTCTTCCCTGATTCTACCCGTCCCCAATTTCTTGTTCATTACTGGCGAATCCAAGGTACCGATATTAAGGAGACGGGCAAGGACCTCACCGCTCTGGAAAAATATGTTATGGACCTGGATGGCGTAACCGATGCTTGCTCCATCACAGGCCAGGGAGCTCCGAGATTTCTGCTGACTTACACGCCGGAAGAAGCGAACGATTCATACGGATTGCTGCTGGTTGAGGTTGACGATTACAAGAAGATCGACGGATTGATCGAACAGGTCAACGAGCATGCCAGAGAGTCTTTTCCTGGTGCACTTACCTTCTGCAGACGCTTCGTGCTCGGCCCAGGCGATCCTTCAAAAATACAGGCCCGATTCCGCGGCCCGGATCCCGGCGTGCTTAGAGATCTGGCGCAACAGGCGGTCACGCTTCTCCGCAAAGATCCGAAAGTGACTGACATTCAGATAGACTGGCGGCAACCGGTCCCCTTGCTCAGGCCGGTAACCGCAGAAGTACAGGCAAGGAATGCCGGTATAACCCGTCGCGAGATTACCAATGCCCTGGAGGTCGCCAGCGACGGGACCACGATGGGGGTCTATCGCGAAGGCGATGACCTGCTGCCGATCATCGCACGATCTCCGCAAAGCGAAAGAGAAGATATCGAGGACCTGCGATACGCCCAGATATACAGCCCTGTCGCAAAACAATACATACCGCTGAACCAGGTAGTGCTGGATTTCAGAACAAGCTGGGAAAATACCATCGTTAGACGACGTAACAGGGTACCGACATTGACTGTCAAATGTGATCCACGCGAAGGTCCCGCAAGCCCGGTCTTCGAAAAAATCAGGCCTAAAATCGAGGCCATCCCCCTGCCGATCGGCTACGAACTTCAATGGGGAGGCGAATATGAGGACTCGGGCGACGCACAGGCTGCTCTTATGGGAAAGCTGCCGTTGACAGCCATTTTGATGATCGTTGTCGTCATACTACTATTCAATTCTTTCCGCAAGCCCCTGGTGATCTTTCTGACGGTCCCGCTCGCTGTGATCGGAGTAACCGTCGGCCTGCTGACAACGAATCAGCCATTTGGATTTATGGCACTTCTCGGTTTTTTAAGCCTTTCAGGCATGCTGATCAAAAACTCTATAGTGCTGGTCGATGAGATCGGGCTGCAGCAGCAGCAACAAGAAAACCACTTCAATGCCATTTTGGATGCTGGCGTCAGTCGCGTCAGACCAGTATCGATGGCAGCATTGACAACGGTGCTCGGTATGATCCCGCTTCTAACTGACGCTTTTTTTGTAGCCATGGCAGTGACTATCATGTTCGGCCTGGCGTTCGCGACAGTCCTGACGCTTATCGTGGTGCCCGTGCTGTACGCATGCTTTTACAAAATCAGAGCGCATTAG
- a CDS encoding efflux RND transporter periplasmic adaptor subunit encodes MKKILSSKRLGILLGSILLIGGILAVAFISKRRGHEEPPELIRPVKYTVVQEPFVAWRRKYPGRVKASIEVELAFQVDGPIIKFPVKSGDRVEEGQFLARLDPRDYLNSVESAQAEYDKSKTYLERIEKAVKTGAVSRTELTNAQAAFDVAKANLKTAEKALDDTILVAKFDGIVADTFVENFQNVKAKEPILSLQDISEVEILINVTEERVIVAKEGQDIRYAATFEYAPGRRFDVTLKEFSTEADPLTQTYEARFTMPNPEDIMILPGMTATVMEFPPEKKADKAQAFLVPIEAMVISEEGKYYTWSLEPYKEDLFSCKQTTVQAGDMVEDSVIIQRGLEAGQKIVTAGVHLIEDGQTVRLMGKQGGQE; translated from the coding sequence ATGAAAAAGATACTGAGCTCTAAAAGACTTGGCATTCTGCTGGGCAGCATTCTGTTGATTGGCGGCATCCTGGCTGTAGCTTTCATATCAAAAAGACGCGGCCATGAAGAGCCTCCCGAGCTGATACGCCCTGTAAAATACACTGTGGTCCAGGAACCGTTCGTTGCCTGGCGCAGAAAATACCCCGGCAGGGTCAAGGCCAGCATAGAGGTTGAGCTGGCATTTCAGGTGGACGGGCCTATCATCAAATTTCCTGTTAAAAGCGGCGACCGTGTTGAAGAAGGCCAGTTTCTGGCCCGTCTGGATCCGCGCGATTATTTAAACTCAGTCGAATCCGCACAGGCCGAATATGACAAAAGCAAGACTTATCTCGAACGCATCGAAAAAGCAGTAAAAACAGGAGCAGTATCCCGAACAGAACTCACCAACGCCCAGGCAGCCTTCGATGTGGCAAAGGCGAACCTCAAAACCGCTGAGAAAGCTCTGGACGACACTATTCTGGTCGCAAAATTCGATGGAATAGTAGCAGATACGTTCGTAGAGAACTTTCAGAACGTCAAAGCAAAAGAACCTATACTGAGCCTGCAGGACATTTCCGAGGTCGAGATACTTATCAACGTTACAGAAGAGCGAGTAATTGTCGCAAAGGAAGGTCAGGACATAAGATATGCTGCTACTTTTGAATATGCCCCTGGACGCCGTTTTGATGTCACACTAAAGGAGTTTTCCACAGAGGCCGACCCGCTGACGCAGACTTACGAAGCACGCTTCACAATGCCCAATCCAGAAGATATCATGATCCTGCCGGGCATGACCGCAACAGTAATGGAATTTCCGCCTGAAAAGAAGGCTGATAAGGCTCAGGCTTTTCTGGTTCCAATTGAAGCAATGGTCATCTCAGAAGAGGGAAAGTATTATACCTGGAGTCTGGAGCCGTATAAAGAAGATCTGTTCTCCTGCAAACAAACAACGGTGCAGGCCGGCGACATGGTTGAAGACAGCGTGATAATCCAGAGAGGACTCGAGGCCGGGCAAAAAATCGTAACCGCGGGAGTGCATCTGATCGAGGACGGGCAAACTGTAAGACTGATGGGCAAACAGGGAGGCCAAGAATGA